The Lycium barbarum isolate Lr01 chromosome 10, ASM1917538v2, whole genome shotgun sequence genome includes a region encoding these proteins:
- the LOC132613434 gene encoding uncharacterized protein LOC132613434, with product MENSQYGTWAELFKIHAHSHKVLRHIIPPPKDATAMDAWNRLRDIFQDHQTFRVVTLEQEFTTTRMEDFPNASAYCQRLKSLVDQLVTGLTEAYKGVGTQIRHANPLPLFAEARSSLVLEERKLAAMVSHGFGSAMVASIDDAPLPSDNTSSRQGKSKNSRGQNSRTGRKGGLGRGSGCGKITGGRGFSDGDATNVV from the exons ATGGAAAACTCACAATACGGTACATGGGCCGAGCTTTTCAAAATTCATGCTCATTCTCACAAGGTCCTTCGTCACATCATTCCTCCACCTAAAG ACGCTACTGCCATGGACGCTTGGAATCGCTTGCGTGATATCTTCCAAGATCATCAAACTTTTCGTGTGGTGACTCTCGAACAAGAATTCACGACGACTCGTATGGAGGATTTTCCCAATGCCTCTGCTTATTGTCAACGTCTCAAGAGCCTTGTCGATCAACTGGTCACGGGTCTCACTGAAGCGTACAAAGGGGTTGGGACACAAATTCGCCATGCAAATCCGCTCCCCCTATTCGCTGAGGCTCGGTCTTCCCTTGTTTTGGAAGAACGTAAACTTGCGGCTATGGTGTCTCACGGGTTTGGTTCGGCTATGGTGGCCTCGATCGATGACGCGCCACTCCCCTCGGATAACACAAGCTCACGCCAAGGGAAATCAAAAAATTCCCGCGGCCAAAATTCTAGAACTGGCCGTAAGGGGGGCTTGGGCCGCGGCTCAGGCTGCGGCAAAATCACCGGTGGCCGCG gattttcagacggGGATGCCACTAATGTTGTGTGA